DNA from Cupriavidus necator N-1:
TGCACCAGATCTACCAGGGCAACTGCGGCGGCGCCACGCTGGAGGACGTGCTCAAGTGGTACCGGCTGAACCCGGGCGCTGACAACCTGGACTTCGAGGGCTCGCAGGACCAGCGCAACTGGAACGCGTGGAAGGGCATCGGTCCTGCCGCCGACGCCGCCTGAAGCGGCCCCATCAAAAGACAAGGAGACAACCATGCCCGTCGTATCCATCGGCGACTACGCCTTCGAGGCGGCCGACCGCGAGGCCGTGTTCCACGGCAACCGCCTGCTCTATATCGGCTGGGACGGCCACCTGCTGTTCTGCGCCCCGCATTGCTTACCGTTCCCGCCGTCGATGCCGCTGCGCGAGGTGGTGGACAAGGTGCTGCCCGGCGTCTACGGCTACCACCCCGACTTTGCCCGCATCGACTGGGGCCAGGTGCAGTGGCTGCGCGGCCGCCAGCCCTGGCAGCCCGACCTGGAC
Protein-coding regions in this window:
- a CDS encoding phenol hydroxylase subunit P4; translated protein: MPVVSIGDYAFEAADREAVFHGNRLLYIGWDGHLLFCAPHCLPFPPSMPLREVVDKVLPGVYGYHPDFARIDWGQVQWLRGRQPWQPDLDRSLEENGLGHKDVIRFRTPGLDGIGGSRS